A DNA window from Vigna angularis cultivar LongXiaoDou No.4 chromosome 1, ASM1680809v1, whole genome shotgun sequence contains the following coding sequences:
- the LOC108322964 gene encoding uncharacterized protein LOC108322964, whose amino-acid sequence MKRESELVGLCIEAACESKESVEKWRMQRRSLDRLPSPVADALLRRLIARRLLYPSLLEVFKHSAEEVDVRDNGSVDAEWMAYLGAFRHLRYLNLADCHRITTSALWPITGMNTLQELDLSRCFKVNDAGISHLLSVPNLEKLRISETGVTAKGVKLLASLENLSLLDLGGLPVDDVSLTSLQVLKRLQYIDLWGSKISNKGAAVLNVFPKLTYLNLAWTSVTKLPTLSSLECLDMSNCTIDSILEDDKSPLAKLIFSGATFLNESGVFSYANTNLVSFLDVAHTSLHEFFFLSKMKVIEHLNLSSCMMGDDSVEMVACVGANLKSLNLSGTRVSSAGLGILAGHVPNLEILSLSQTPLDDTGISFISMMPSLKDVDLSNTYIKGFLHPGKIDVDSPLSLMALQNLKLERLNLEHTQVREEALYPLSSFLELRYLSLKSASLADVSLYYLSSIPKLTNLSVCDAVLTNYGIDIFKAPETLKLLDLRGCWLLTEDIILSFCRRHPQVEVIHELGTVYPFNKNGPHHSSPSRSTSRTLQMAKKKDQAPVLPYLADQRLKYSRDELLALQFASLPPASSSESSNSTFEKQLD is encoded by the exons ATGAAGAGGGAAAGCGAGTTGGTTGGACTCTGCATAGAGGCAGCATGTGAGAGCAAAGAAAGCGTTGAAAAATGGCGGATGCAGAGGCGCAGTCTCGATCGCTTACCTTCTCCTGTCGCCGATGCTCTCCTCCGCCGGCTCATCGCCCGTCGTCTCCTCTACCCTTCCCTCCTCGA GGTTTTCAAACACAGCGCCGAAGAGGTTGACGTGAGGGACAACGGCTCCGTGGACGCGGAGTGGATGGCGTATTTGGGAGCTTTTCGTCACTTGCGCTACTTGAATCTCGCGGATTGTCATCGAATCACCACTTCAGCACTTTGGCCAATTACAG GAATGAATACTCTTCAGGAGTTGGATCTGTCTAGGTGCTTCAAGGTTAACGATGCCGGGATTAGCCATCTTCTCTCCGTTCCTAATCTGGAGAAGTTGCGCATTTCAGAAACTGGCGTCACTGCCAAAGGAGTCAAGCTTCTTGCCTCTCTTGAAAACTTGTCTCTTCTCGACTTAGGTGGCTTGCCCGTAGATGACGTGTCGTTAACTTCGTTACAG GTACTGAAAAGGCTACAATATATTGATCTTTGGGGtagtaaaatatcaaataaaggTGCAGCTGTTCTCAATGTGTTCCCAAAGTTGACCTATCTAAATCTTGCTTGGACCAGTGTCACAAAATTGCCCACACTATCATCTCTTGAATGCCTGGACATGAGTAACTGTACTATTGATTCTATACTTGAAGATGATAAATCTCCTTTGGCAAAGCTTATTTTCTCTGGGGCTACATTCCTGAATGAATCTGGAGTCTTCTCGTATGCAAATACAAATCTGGTATCCTTTTTGGATGTAGCCCATACCAGCCTGCATGAATTCTTCTTCTTAAGTAAAATGAAAGTAATAGAACACCTCAATCTCAGCTCATGCATGATGGGGGACGATTCAGTTGAAATGGTTGCATGTGTTGGTGCTAACTTGAAAAGTCTGAATCTAAGTGGTACCAGGGTTAGTTCTGCTGGATTAGGGATTTTAGCTGGACATGTTCCCAACCTTGAAATTCTATCATTATCTCAGACACCATTGGATGACACTGGCATCTCATTTATCAGTATGATGCCTTCATTAAAGGATGTTGACCTGAGCAATACATACATTAAAG GTTTTCTACACCCAGGAAAGATTGATGTGGACTCCCCACTCTCACTGATGGCTTTGCAAAATCTTAAATTAGAAAGGTTGAATTTGGAGCATACGCAAGTTAGGGAAGAAGCATTATACCCCTTGTCAAGCTTCTTAGAGCTGAGATATTTATCACTTAAAAGTGCTTCTCTTGCAGACGTCTCGCTTTACTATTTATCGTCAATTCCAAAATTGACAAATCTTAGTGTTTGTGATGCGGTATTGACAAATTATGGGATTGATATATTTAAGGCTCCTGAAACTCTGAAACTGCTGGACCTCAGAGGTTGTTGGCTCTTAACAGAAGACATTATCTTGTCATTCTGTAGACGTCATCCACAAGTTGAAGTCATACATGAACTTGGTACAGTATatccttttaataaaaatggtCCTCATCATTCCTCTCCATCTCGATCAACTTCTAGGACTTTGCAAATGGCTAAGAAGAAAGATCAAGCTCCGGTATTACCGTATCTTGCAG aTCAAAGATTAAAGTATAGCAGGGATGAGTTACTTGCATTGCAGTTTGCGTCCTTGCCTCCTGCATCTAGTAGTGAGAGTAGCAATTCAACATTTGAGAAACAATTGGACTGA
- the LOC108322933 gene encoding long chain acyl-CoA synthetase 4: MAEKTLIVEVEKAKEGTEERPSMGPVYRSVFCNDPTPPPIQGLHTCWDIFRMSVEKYPTKAMLGVREIVDGKPGKYKWQTYQEVYDMVVKVGNSIRACGYGEGVKCGIYGANSPKWIMSMQACNAHGLFCVPLYDTLGSGAVEFIISHAEVSIAFVEEKKIPELLKTFPNAANYVKTLVSFGDVTPEQRQQVEQFGLTMYSWEDFLKVGHDQTFDLPEKKKSDVCTIMYTSGTTGDPKGVLITNESIITLLAGIDKVLMSCNEKLSEKDVYLSYLPLAHIFDRVIEEAMIMHGASIGFWRGDVKLLLEDIGELKPTIFVAVPRVLDRVYNGLNQKISTGGFMKQTVFNFAYSYKLHSLGKGRNHEEASPLFDKIVFNKVKQGLGGRVRIILSGAAPLSKHVEGYLRVVTCAHILQGYGLTETCAGTFVSLPNEKDMLGTVGPPVPYVDVCLESIPEMGYDALGDPPRGEICVRGSTVFKGYYKREDLTKEVMTNGWFHTGDIGEWQPNGAMKIIDRKKNIFKLSQGEYVAVEHLENIYVQASVVDSIWIYGNSFESYLVAIVNPNKQAIEKCAEENHITADFDSVCEDSRTKTYVIGELVKLAKEKKLKGFEFIKAVHLDPVPFDMERGLMTPTFKKKRPELLKYYQNTIDDMYKTLNESNKSNA, encoded by the exons ATGGCAGAAAAAACGTTAATCGTAGAAGTGGAGAAAGCGAAAGAGGGCACAGAAGAAAGGCCATCAATGGGTCCTGTCTACCGTAGCGTTTTCTGCAATGATCCAACTCCTCCTCCCATACAAGGTCTCCATACATGCTGGGATATTTTTAG GATGTCGGTGGAGAAATATCCTACGAAGGCAATGCTTGGTGTTCGTGAAATTGTGGATGGGAAG CCTGGCAAGTACAAGTGGCAAACTTACCAAGAGGTGTACGACATGGTGGTCAAGGTTGGAAATTCCATTCGTGCTTGTGGTTATGGGGAG GGAGTAAAATGTGGTATATATGGTGCCAATAGCCCAAAATGGATTATGAGCATGCAG GCCTGCAATGCTCATGGACTTTTCTGTGTTCCTTTATATGATACCTTGG GGTCTGGGGCTGTGGAATTTATTATAAGCCATGCAGAGGTCTCAATTGCttttgttgaagaaaagaagataccTGAG CTGTTGAAGACATTTCCAAACGCAGCAAACTATGTCAAga CACTTGTGAGTTTTGGAGATGTTACCCCTGAACAAAGGCAACAAGTTGAACAGTTTGGATTGACCATGTATTCATGGGAAGACTTTTTGAAAGTG GGTCATGATCAGACTTTTGATCTTcctgagaaaaagaaaagtgatgtATGTACAATAATGTATACCAGCGGAACTACTGGTGACCCTAAGGGTGTATTGATAACCAATGAAAGCATTATCACACTTTTAGCTGGGATTGACAAAGTTCTGATGAGCTGCAATGAGAAA ttgagtgaaaaagatgtATACCTATCATACCTTCCTCTTGCACATATCTTTGATAGGGTCATTGAGGAGGCAATGATAATGCATGGTGCCTCAATAGGTTTCTGGCGTGGA GATGTCAAATTGTTACTAGAAGACATTGGGGAGCTAAAGCCAACCATTTTCGTTGCAGTTCCCCGTGTACTTGACAGAGTATACAATG GTTTGAATCAGAAAATTTCTACAGGGGGCTTCATGAAACAGACAGTGTTCAATTTCGCCTACTCATA cAAGTTGCATAGCTTAGGTAAAGGGCGAAATCATGAGGAAGCATCTCCACTATTTGacaaaattgtatttaataag GTAAAGCAAGGTTTAGGGGGAAGGGTACGTATTATTTTGTCTGGAGCAGCACCTCTATCCAAACATGTGGAAGGTTATCTGCGGGTGGTGACTTGTGCTCATATCCTACAAGGATATG GTCTAACTGAAACCTGTGCGGGAACCTTTGTGTCATTACCAAACGAAAAGGACATGCTTGGCACAGTGGGGCCTCCTGTACCATATGTGGATGTGTGCCTAGAATCTATTCCTGAAATGGGATACGATGCACTTGGAGACCCCCCAAGAGGAGAAATATGTGTGAGGGGAAGTACAGTGTTCAAAGGGTACTACAAACGTGAAGACCTAACCAAAGAGGTCATGACCAATGGCTGGTTCCACACAG GTGACATTGGGGAGTGGCAACCAAATGGAGCCATGAAAATTATtgataggaaaaaaaatatattcaagcTTTCACAAGGAGAATATGTTGCTGTTGAACACCTGGAGAACATTTATGTTCAAGCTTCTGTCGTTGATTCT ATATGGATTTATGGAAATAGTTTTGAGTCATACTTAGTTGCTATTGTTAACCCCAACAAGCAAGCAATTGAAAAATGCGCAGAAGAAAATCATATAACTGCAGACTTTGATTCTGTCTGTGAAGATTCGAGAACAAAAACTTACGTAATTGGAGAGCTCGTCAAgcttgcaaaagaaaagaag TTAAAAGGTTTTGAGTTTATTAAAGCAGTTCATCTTGACCCAGTTCCATTTGACATGGAACGTGGCCTTATGACTCCGACATTTAAGAAGAAAAGACCAGAACTGCTTAAATACTATCAG AATACCATTGACGACATGTATAAAACACTGAACGAAAGCAACAAATCCAATGCTTGA